The following proteins are encoded in a genomic region of Pseudoxanthomonas suwonensis 11-1:
- a CDS encoding TlpA family protein disulfide reductase, which yields MRSPILGLAMLALLCACGRQDPQAATDATPPPAAEEAPPALDTPGVVQETVDYPAFTGTTVDGQPYDLAALRGRWVVVNFWATWCKPCIKEMPELSALHGTREDIDVVGLAYEDIELADMQAFLQERPVAYPVVILDPYAPPGDFATPRGLPMTYLINPEGKVARRFLGPVTAADIELAVAGKVEG from the coding sequence ATGCGTTCCCCCATCCTCGGGCTGGCCATGCTTGCCCTGCTGTGCGCCTGCGGGCGCCAGGACCCGCAGGCTGCCACCGATGCCACGCCTCCCCCGGCCGCCGAGGAGGCGCCGCCGGCGCTGGACACCCCGGGCGTGGTCCAGGAAACCGTCGATTACCCGGCCTTCACCGGCACCACGGTGGACGGCCAGCCCTACGACCTGGCCGCGCTGCGCGGGCGCTGGGTGGTGGTGAACTTCTGGGCGACCTGGTGCAAGCCGTGCATCAAGGAGATGCCGGAGCTGTCGGCCCTGCACGGCACCCGCGAGGACATCGACGTGGTCGGCCTGGCCTACGAGGACATCGAGCTGGCGGACATGCAGGCCTTCCTGCAGGAGCGTCCGGTCGCCTATCCGGTGGTGATCCTCGATCCCTACGCGCCGCCGGGCGACTTCGCCACCCCGCGCGGGTTGCCCATGACCTATCTCATCAACCCCGAAGGCAAGGTCGCGCGCCGCTTCCTCGGCCCGGTGACCGCAGCCGACATCGAACTGGCGGTGGCCGGCAAGGTGGAGGGCTGA
- the prfA gene encoding peptide chain release factor 1: MTPSLRRKLEALAERREELERLLADPGVMGDPARFRDLSREFSQLEPVATALAAEARAREDLATAEAMRDDPELAELAQEEIAAARGRLEQLDHELALLLVPKDPRDEGNLFLEVRAGTGGDEAALFAGDLFRMYARYAERQGWKVEVESDNPGEHGGHKEIVARIVGRGAYSKLKFESGTHRVQRVPATESQGRIHTSAATVAIIPEADEIEEITINPADLKVDTFRSSGAGGQHVNKTDSAIRITHLPSGLVVESQTERSQHANRDKAMKRLKAQLLDAERSKQQAAQAESRRLQVGSGDRSQRIRTYNFPQGRITDHRVEGLTLYDLPNILEGDLDPLVSRLQQEHQADELARLTTE; this comes from the coding sequence ACCCCGAGCCTGCGCCGCAAGCTTGAAGCGCTGGCCGAGCGCCGCGAAGAACTCGAACGCCTGCTCGCCGACCCCGGCGTGATGGGCGACCCCGCGCGTTTCCGCGACCTGTCGCGCGAGTTTTCCCAGCTCGAACCCGTCGCCACCGCGCTGGCGGCCGAAGCCCGTGCCCGCGAGGACCTGGCCACGGCCGAGGCCATGCGCGACGACCCGGAGCTGGCCGAACTGGCGCAGGAGGAGATCGCCGCCGCGCGCGGGCGCCTGGAGCAGCTGGACCACGAGCTGGCGCTGCTGCTGGTGCCGAAGGATCCGCGCGACGAGGGCAACCTGTTCCTCGAGGTACGCGCCGGCACCGGCGGCGACGAGGCCGCGCTGTTCGCCGGCGACCTGTTCCGCATGTATGCGCGCTACGCCGAGCGCCAGGGCTGGAAGGTCGAGGTCGAATCCGACAACCCGGGCGAGCACGGCGGCCACAAGGAGATCGTGGCGCGCATCGTCGGCCGCGGCGCGTACTCGAAGCTGAAGTTCGAGTCCGGTACCCACCGCGTGCAGCGCGTGCCGGCCACCGAATCGCAGGGCCGCATCCACACCTCGGCGGCGACCGTGGCGATCATCCCCGAGGCCGACGAGATCGAGGAGATCACGATCAACCCGGCCGACCTGAAGGTCGACACCTTCCGCTCCTCCGGCGCCGGCGGCCAGCACGTCAACAAGACCGACTCGGCGATCCGCATCACCCACCTGCCCAGCGGCCTGGTGGTGGAGAGCCAGACCGAGCGCAGCCAGCACGCCAACCGCGACAAGGCGATGAAGCGGCTCAAGGCGCAGCTGCTGGACGCCGAGCGCAGCAAACAGCAGGCCGCGCAGGCCGAGAGCCGGCGCCTGCAGGTGGGCAGCGGCGACCGCAGCCAGCGCATCCGCACCTACAACTTCCCGCAGGGCCGGATCACCGACCACCGGGTCGAGGGCCTGACCCTGTACGACCTGCCCAATATCCTCGAAGGCGACCTGGACCCGCTGGTCAGCCGCCTGCAGCAGGAGCACCAGGCCGACGAACTGGCCCGCCTGACCACCGAATAA
- a CDS encoding acylphosphatase, giving the protein MHGARFLVSGRVQGVYYRASTREQARRLGLDGSAVNLPDGRVEVIATGAPEAIDALEQWLRVGPPTAKVETVERYPYQERGPEGFSVG; this is encoded by the coding sequence ATGCACGGTGCACGTTTCCTGGTCAGCGGCCGGGTCCAGGGCGTTTACTACCGCGCCTCCACCCGCGAGCAGGCCCGGCGCCTGGGACTGGATGGCAGCGCGGTGAATCTGCCCGACGGCCGGGTCGAGGTGATCGCCACCGGCGCGCCGGAGGCGATCGACGCGCTGGAGCAGTGGCTGCGCGTGGGTCCGCCGACCGCGAAGGTCGAGACGGTCGAGCGCTATCCGTACCAGGAGCGGGGGCCCGAAGGTTTCAGCGTCGGCTGA
- the moaB gene encoding molybdenum cofactor biosynthesis protein B, translating to MTAQTDFVPLQLCVLTVSDTRTPDNDSSGDYLAGALQAAGHVLHARGLLPDDRYRLRALVSAWIAEPAVDGILVTGGTGFTGRDSTPEALLPLLDKEMPGFGELFRAISVEEIGTSSLQSRAFAGVANATFLFALPGSTSACRTAWEKIIVHQLDARTRPCNLAGLRPRLREA from the coding sequence ATGACCGCCCAGACCGATTTCGTCCCGCTGCAGCTGTGCGTGCTGACCGTGTCCGACACGCGCACCCCCGACAACGACAGCTCCGGCGACTACCTCGCCGGCGCGCTGCAGGCCGCAGGCCACGTGCTGCACGCACGCGGACTCCTGCCTGACGACCGCTACCGCCTGCGCGCGCTGGTCTCGGCCTGGATCGCCGAACCGGCGGTGGACGGCATCCTGGTCACCGGCGGCACCGGCTTCACCGGGCGCGATTCCACGCCCGAGGCGCTGCTGCCGCTGCTGGACAAGGAAATGCCGGGTTTCGGCGAACTGTTCCGCGCGATCAGCGTGGAGGAGATCGGCACCTCGTCGCTGCAGTCGCGTGCCTTCGCCGGCGTGGCCAACGCCACCTTCCTGTTCGCCCTGCCCGGCTCGACCTCGGCCTGCCGCACGGCCTGGGAGAAGATCATCGTCCACCAGCTGGACGCGCGTACCCGCCCCTGCAACCTCGCCGGCCTGCGCCCGCGCCTGCGCGAGGCCTGA